Genomic window (Polaromonas sp. JS666):
AAGTCGAACAGGCCGTGTCCGGCAAGCAGGCGGGTCGCCATGTCGCTGGCGGATGCCGGGCTCATCGGTACAGGCTCCCGGTGCAGGAGCCCAGACTTCCATGCCGCGGCTTGGTGTGGGCTGCTGCACGGATTCTGTGCCTGGCTGCCTGGTTTTGGTTTGGACGCATGGGATGCCGGGAAGGGTGAATCAATGGACTGGCCTTGAGTAATTTTGGTGCCCAGATGGCTTATAAATTGTCAACAATATGAATTGTCAATTGTACCGAAAATTGACTGGATGAATGTTGACCATTTTGACGGCGTGGTACAAAGCTTGCGTTGGCGAGGGGAGCTTTTTCGATTGAACCCTTCCTTCAAGAGAAACGTCGTGTCCTTGTTTCGACGTTCATTCACAGGCCTGCTCTCGGGCAGCGAGCAGCAGATGCAGGCTGCGGCGCGCGGCCTGGTGAGCCAGCCGGTGGTATTGCTGCTGGACGAACCTTCACCGGGCCTGGCGCCCAAGATCATTGAAGAGCTGTTTGCCCGCCGGACGACCTGCGCCAGGAATCCATGACCGTGCTGCGGGTGGACCAAATGGCCGCGCTGGCCCCATCGCCGGCCGACCGTGCCTATGTGCTGGAGTCGGGGCGCGTGGTGGCACAGGGTATGGCGCAATCGCTGATGGCCGATGGCCGATGGCTCGCTGGTCAAGGCCTACCTGGGCGGTGAGGGCTAGTTGCAATACGGTTCAGTGAAGCCCTTGCCCCTGGTTTGTCATCCCGGACTTGATCCGGGATCCATGGATTGCGGGTCAGGCTCGCAATGACAAGTCAAGGTTCTGGTCATTCCGATTCAGTGTGAATAACGTGACTGAACAGTATGGGGGCCAGTTGCAGTTTGGGACTGGCCTCAAAGCGGGCCGGCCAGCCCCAGTTCGCGCACCCGCTCGATATGCGCCAGCAGGGAGCGCTTGGCCACCGGCCAGATGCGTGCATCGACGTCGTCGTAGGCCTGGGCGACCCAGTCGTCCAGTGTCCCGTCGGGCTGCGCCTGCATCACGCCGACGATCTTGGCCTCGCGCTTGAGGCGGTGCGCCTTGAGCTGGGCAATGGCGGCTTTCGCATGCCCCAGCACATAGCCGTGGGCCGGGGCGATGAATTCGATCTGGTGCTGGTCGCAGGCGCTGCTCAGCAGATCCAGGGAGTCGAGGTAGGCGCTCATGTTGCCGTCCGGCGGGTCCACCACCGTGGTGCTGCCGTTGAGGATGTGGTCGCCGCTGAACAGGATGCCGTCTTCCAGCAGCACCAGGCACACATGATTGGCGGCATGCCCGGGGGTGTGCAGCACTTTCAGGGTATGCGTTATGTCGCCCTCAGGCCCGGGCGCCACCAGCGCGAGCAACTCCTGATGCTCCAGCGCCCGGTCCGGCGTGAACGCGCTGTGGGCGCGTGCCGTGGGCTCCGAGGGCAAGCCGACGATGGCGGGCCGGGTGTTGCACAGCGCTTGCAATGGCTTGGCGCCCGGCGAATGGTCGGGGTGCGAGTGGGTGCAGACGATCAGGCGGATATCGCCGCCGGCCGCCCGGTACAGCCGGTCCAGGTGATCCGCATCGGCAGGTCCCGGATCAATCGCGATGTAGCCGGTGGCAGGCTCGCCGACGAGGTAGCTGTTGGTGCCCGGCCCGGTCATCACGCCGGGGTTGGGTGCGGTCAGGCGCATCAGGTTTCTCAGCAGTGCCACGGGCTGCGCCGTTTGCCAGTCCAGCGTGTGCACGATCTGCCCGTCGGGCGAGGTGAGCGCCAGCTCGCCGTAGGGCGCCTCGTGTTCCATGTAGCGCGCCTCCTTGCCGGCCAGCAAGCCGGCGCGCGGGCAGGATGTCCACAGCGGCGCCTCCAGCGCGCAAGCCTGGAGCACCGCATCGACATCGGGGTAATGCTGCAGCCTCTCCAGTGTGCGCAGGGTCGGGAAGATCATGAAGAAGCCGCCGGCATGGTGCCGGGCCAGCGCCTCGGCCGGGCGCACCCAGACCGGCTCGAACTGCTCGGTTTCGTCTGCCACCGGGCTCTGGCCCTCCGGCATGCGCGCCACCAGAAAGGGCACATCGAAGCGGCGCGGCAAATCGCGGTCGGTCACCCAGTGGGCCAGCACAAACACCTGGTCACCGGCCAGCGTGAGACCGCGCTGGCCGCACTGGGCGGCAAACGGAGCCTGGCGGTCCAGCGCCGCGATGTCGGCCGTGCTGGCGTAGCGGCCGTCGGCATGGCGCGCCAGCAGCACGCCCAGCTCTTCAAAGCTCTCCCGGATGGCGGCAATCGCCTGCGTCAGATGCAGGTCACTCTGGCCGGGCCGCCGCGTGGACTGGCCATGCGCTTGGGCATCCGCCGCGTCAATGCCGCCGCCTGGGAACACATAGGCGCCGGGGGCAAAGCTGGCGGTCATCGAACGCCGTGTCATCAGCACTTCCAGGCCCTGCGCTGTGTCGCGCAGCAACAGCACCGTGGCTGCCGGGCGGGTGGGGGCGGGTTCCCGCTGGGGGTAAAGGAGTTGGGAGGGTCTTGTCATGACCCGATTTTGCAGTGAAAGAGGGGGAGGCGCTGTCCCGCCGGCTTACTTCGGGTCCGGCCAGCGGCATCCGACAACTGGAATCGGAATTCGAATTGGTAGCGTGCTAAGTGTTAACCGCAATGGCGCGGCGGCGGGGCGATGCCGATACTGGCACCCATTCAATTTTCAGGCTTCAACCATGACGCATCCCCTTTTCAGGACCGCACTGGCGCTGGCAGCCACCACGCTGTGTGCCTGCAGTCTCAGCGCTTTTGCGCAGACCGCCCCGGCTGGCGCGGGGCCAGCCTGGCCGTCCCGGCAGCCCATCAAATTCGTGGCCGTGTTTCCGCCTGGCGGCTCGGTCGATCAGGTGGCGCGCATTTTGGCGCAGCCGCTGTCGCAGCAACTGGGCCAGAGCATCATTGTCGAAAACAAGGGCGGCGCGTCGGGCTCCATCGGTACCGCGGCGGTTGCCGCAGCCCCTGCGGACGGCTACACCTTTGCGGTGGTGTTCGACACCCATGGCGTCAATCCCAGCCTGATTCCCGGCCTGCCGTTTGACACACGCAAGGATCTGGCGCCGGTCTCGCTGATCGGCACCTCGGCCATGGTGCTGGCGACTTTTTCAGCGTCCGAATACAAGACCTTTGCCGATGTGGTGGCAGCAGCCAAGGCCAAAAAGAATGTGAACTACGGCAGCATCGGCTCGGGCAGCCTCGGCCACCTGGCGATGGCGCTGCTGAGCAAAAGCGGCAACATCGACTGGCAGCATGTGCCCTACAAAGGCGGCGGCCCGCTGATGTCCGATGCGGTGGCCGGCCATGTGCCCTTGTCCATTGGCTCGGTGTTTGTGACCAAGCCGCACATTGACAGCGGCCGCCTGCGCCCGCTGGCCGTGACGACCAGCAAACGCTCGCCTGATTTGCCCAATGTGCCAACCGTGGCCGAAAGCGGTTTTGCCGGTTTTGACGCGCCGGCCTGGTGGGCCATCCTGGCGCCGGCCAAAACGCCGCCCGAAGTGCTCAAGCGCATGAACGAAGAAGTGAACAAGGCCTTGAAGAACCCCGAGATCGCGAAAAAACTCAGTGCACAAGGCATTGACATCGTCGGCGGTTCGCCGGAGTCGGCCCGTGTCTTCATTGACAAGCAGATCGACATCTGGGCCAAGGTTGTCAAGGACAATGGGATCAAAGCTGATTAAATTGGCCCCCACGCTTGTCACTGCGTGTACTGCGCTGCCCCCCGAGGGGGCCGCTGCGCCTGCGGCCCGGCAAAGCCGGTTCCGCGGCCCCGGCTTGGTCTGAATCGAAACCTCCACGGCGGCTGCGTGTAGCTTCCTGCCCCTGAGTGGGCTGTTGCGCCTTGGGGCGGCACGGCGGGAAATTGTCGGCCCCGCGCTTTCAGTGTGTGCGCGGCCTGGTATCTCGCCGTGACCCGATTCATTCCTCCGGCGATACGCCCAGCGCCACCAGAAAACGCGCCACCATGTTGTAGGTGGCAATCGCGCTGGTCAGTTCGACCAGTTCCGTGTTGTCAAAATGCTCGCGCAGTGCCGCGAACACCTGGTCGCTGACCTTGACGTCCAGCGTCATTTGCGCGGCGTATTGAATCAACAACTGCTCCACCGCACCCAGCGCCGGATGCGCCGTGGTTTGGCGCGCATCGCTTTTGACCAGGGCCTGGAGTGCATCCAGCTCGGACTGGCTGCCACCGGCGGCCAGGAAGTCCGGTGCATGGTGACGGTATTCGTAGTCGGCGCCGGTCAGCAGTGCCACGGTGCAAATGCCCAGTTCGCGCAGCTTGCGGCTGGTTGGCAGCCCGGTGCGCACCGCGCCCAGGTAGATGTTCCAGGCCCGCGCCAGCGGCTCGCTCCACAGCAGCGCCTTGTCGAGGTTGATCATGGTGCCGCCCCGGCGCGCCAGGATGGCGTCCACCAGATCCTGCGGTTGGGCCTTGAGGCTGGGGCTCCATTCGGGAATGCGCATGCTTGTCTTTCGTGGTTGAGGGGCGGTGGTCGGCGCCGCAAAGCGGCAAGGCGCAGCGTCGGCGGGTAAGGTTGGCGGATGAGGTCGGCGGATAATGGCGCAATGCTAATCCGTTTTACAAAAATGCAGGGTGCGGGCAACGACTTTGTGATGCTCGACGAGACCCGCGGGCGCCTGAACCTGTCGACGGCACAGTACCGTTTTCTGGCCGACCGGCACTTCGGCGTCGGCGCCGACCAGATTCTGTCGGTGCGGCCTTCCCCCGGGGAGGGCATCGACTTTGAATATGTGATTCACAACGCCGATGGCGGCGAAGTGGAACAGTGCGGCAATGGGGCACGCTGTTTTGTGCGTTTTGTGCGCGAACAGGGGCTGACCAGCAAGGATGCGGTCAGGGTCAAGACCCTGAGCGGCGTGATCGAGCCGCGCATGCAGGCGGATGGCCGCGTGACGGTGGACATGGGCGCGCCGGTGTTTGAGTTGGCGCGCATTCCCTTCGATGCGGCGGGGTTGACGGCGCAGCCCGCTGGCTCATGGGAGAAATGGCCGCTGACCCTTGAAGACAAGGCGCTTTCAGCGACTGTTTCCATCGCCGTGCTGTCGATGGGCAATCCCCATGCGGTGCAGCTGGTCGACGACGTAGATACGGCGCCGGTGCTGGAGACCGGCCCCTTGATTGAGCACCATATGCGTTTCCCCAAACGCGTCAATGCGGGCTTCATGCAGGTCGTCTCGCGCAGCCGCATCCGCCTGCGGGTGTACGAGCGCGGCGCTGGCGAAACACTGGCCTGCGGCACCGGCGCCTGTGCGGCGGTGGTGGCCGGCATACGCTGGGGCCTGCTCGATGCGCGGGTGGACGTGCAGACCCGCGGCGGCCAGCTGACGATTGAATGGGCGGGCGGCTTCGATGCCCCGGTCATGATGACCGGCCCGGCCACTACCGTGTTCGAGTCCGAGATTGAAGTTCCCGAGTTATAAAGCCACCCCCGTCCAGGCTCACTGCGTGTAGCTTGTTCCCCCCTCTAGGGGGCGGCGCCTGCGGCCCGGCAAAGCCGGTTCCGCGGCCCCCACTCGTGTGCCCACTGAACTCTTCAACCCAGCATGAGCCGCAGGACCGGCTTTGCCGGACTGCAGGCGGAGCTATAAAACCACCCCCGTCCAGGCTCACTGCGTGTAGCCTGTTCCCCCCTCTAGGGGGCGACGCCTGCGGCCCGGCAAAGCCGGTTCCGCGGCCCCCACTCGTGTGCCCACTGAACTCTTCAACCCAGCATGAGCCGCAGGACCGGCTTTGCCGGACTGCAGGCGGGCGGCCCCCGAGGGGCTGGAGCCTGCGGCTCCAAAGCTGCTTGAGCAGCTTTGGACAGGCGACAGAGGCGAAGCGTCTCGCGAGCCGCGGCCTGCAAGGCCTCGGGAGTTACACGAAGTGAACGACCGTGGGGGCCTATTTCTCGCCTATTTCCCTACAATGCCGACATGACTCCAACTGAACATCCCATCACCGAAGACGACATCGCCAATTTCCTGGCCAACACGCCCGACTTCTTCGAGCGTCATGCGGAACTGCTGGCATCGGTGCAGCTCTCCAGTGGCCACGGCAACCGCGCCGTCAGCCTGCAGGAGCGCCAGGCCGGCATGTTGCGCGAGAAGATCAAGGGCCTGGAGACCAAGGTGGTCGAGATGATTCGCCACGGCCAGGACAATGTGCTGATCGCCGACAAGATGCAGCGCTGGACGTGCAAGCTGCTGCAGACAGCGCAGGCGCGCGACCTGCCCGGCACCATGGTGGAAGGCATCACCACCGGGTTCCAGATCCCGCAGGCCGCCATCAAGGTCTGGGGTGTCAATGGCATTTTCTCGGACGAAAGCTTTGCAACCGGCGTCAGTGAGGATGCCCAGACCTTCGCCTCCTCGTTGACCACGCCGTACTGCGGTGTCAATTCCGGTTTTGAAGCGGTCAACTGGCTGCCCGAACCTGCGATGGCGCTGTCGATTGCCCTGATTCCGCTGCGCGCGGCCGCCGGCGCCCAGGCTTCGGGCCTGCTGGTGCTGGCCTCGTCCGATCCCGAGCGCTTTCACAGCGGCATGGGCACCGACTTCCTGGAGCGCCTGGGCGAGTTGGCGGGCGCCGCGCTCTCGCGTCTGCGGGCCCAGCCGACCGGCACACCCTGAGCACGCGCCATGACGCAGCGGCCGCCAATTGCGTCCGGAGTTCCTGAAGACAGACCGGCGTCCGTGCCCGAATCGCACCCGTTGGTGGAGCGTTACCTGGAGCATGTGCGCGTTGAAAAACGCCTGGCGTCGCGCACGGTGGAGCTGTACGCGCTGGACCTGCACAAGCTGGAGGCCAACGCCCGCCAGGCCGGCGTCGCGCTGACCGAGGTGCACAGCACCCACATGCGGCGTTGGGTCGCGCAGATGCATGGCGCCGGGCGCAGCGGCCGCGGGATCGCACTTATTTTGTCGGGCTGGCGCGGCTTTTACGCCTGGCTGGGCCGTGAAGGCCTGGTGCCCGCCAACCCGGTGCAGGACGTGCGCTCGCCCAAGGTCGCCAAGCCCCTGCCAAAGGCCCTGAGCGTGGACGAGGCGGTGCAGCTGGCCAGCTACCAGTCGGATGACGAGGATGATCCGCACCTGGAAGCGCGTGACCAGTGCATCACGGAGTTGCTCTATGGCTGCGGGCTGCGCATTGGCGAACTGGTGGGGCTGGATGTGCGCGCCAGCGCGCAGGCGCGCGGCTGGGTGGACATGGATGCCGCCGAGGCCCATGTGCTTGGCAAGGGCTCGAAGCGGCGCAGCGTGCCGGTCGGCCGCCAGGCACTGCAGGCGCTGCATGCCTGGCTCGCCCTGCGCGGTGACTGGGCCGGCGAGGGCGCGGCCGCCGAAGGGGCAGCCGGCCAGGCGCTTTTCATCAGTCAGCGCGGCGCGCGGCTCACGCCCCAGCACATCCGCCTGCGCCTGAAGCGGCGTTCACTCAAGGCCGGGCTGGCCACCCCGGTGCATCCGCACATGCTGCGCCATTCGTTTGCCAGTCATGTGCTGCAGTCCAGCGGTGATCTGCGCGCGGTGCAGGAGCTGCTGGGCCACGCCAACATCACGACGACGCAGGTTTACACGCGGCTTGATTTTCAGCATCTGGCCAAGGTGTATGACGCCGCCCATCCGCGCGCTACATCGGCCGGCGTGGCTTCGCGGGCTGTCCCGCTGCCCGCAACAGCTCCCGCCCCGGCGGTGGTGAAGGTCAAGTCC
Coding sequences:
- a CDS encoding tripartite tricarboxylate transporter substrate binding protein gives rise to the protein MTHPLFRTALALAATTLCACSLSAFAQTAPAGAGPAWPSRQPIKFVAVFPPGGSVDQVARILAQPLSQQLGQSIIVENKGGASGSIGTAAVAAAPADGYTFAVVFDTHGVNPSLIPGLPFDTRKDLAPVSLIGTSAMVLATFSASEYKTFADVVAAAKAKKNVNYGSIGSGSLGHLAMALLSKSGNIDWQHVPYKGGGPLMSDAVAGHVPLSIGSVFVTKPHIDSGRLRPLAVTTSKRSPDLPNVPTVAESGFAGFDAPAWWAILAPAKTPPEVLKRMNEEVNKALKNPEIAKKLSAQGIDIVGGSPESARVFIDKQIDIWAKVVKDNGIKAD
- a CDS encoding carboxymuconolactone decarboxylase family protein — translated: MRIPEWSPSLKAQPQDLVDAILARRGGTMINLDKALLWSEPLARAWNIYLGAVRTGLPTSRKLRELGICTVALLTGADYEYRHHAPDFLAAGGSQSELDALQALVKSDARQTTAHPALGAVEQLLIQYAAQMTLDVKVSDQVFAALREHFDNTELVELTSAIATYNMVARFLVALGVSPEE
- a CDS encoding tyrosine recombinase XerC; this translates as MTQRPPIASGVPEDRPASVPESHPLVERYLEHVRVEKRLASRTVELYALDLHKLEANARQAGVALTEVHSTHMRRWVAQMHGAGRSGRGIALILSGWRGFYAWLGREGLVPANPVQDVRSPKVAKPLPKALSVDEAVQLASYQSDDEDDPHLEARDQCITELLYGCGLRIGELVGLDVRASAQARGWVDMDAAEAHVLGKGSKRRSVPVGRQALQALHAWLALRGDWAGEGAAAEGAAGQALFISQRGARLTPQHIRLRLKRRSLKAGLATPVHPHMLRHSFASHVLQSSGDLRAVQELLGHANITTTQVYTRLDFQHLAKVYDAAHPRATSAGVASRAVPLPATAPAPAVVKVKSKP
- the dapF gene encoding diaminopimelate epimerase, which codes for MLIRFTKMQGAGNDFVMLDETRGRLNLSTAQYRFLADRHFGVGADQILSVRPSPGEGIDFEYVIHNADGGEVEQCGNGARCFVRFVREQGLTSKDAVRVKTLSGVIEPRMQADGRVTVDMGAPVFELARIPFDAAGLTAQPAGSWEKWPLTLEDKALSATVSIAVLSMGNPHAVQLVDDVDTAPVLETGPLIEHHMRFPKRVNAGFMQVVSRSRIRLRVYERGAGETLACGTGACAAVVAGIRWGLLDARVDVQTRGGQLTIEWAGGFDAPVMMTGPATTVFESEIEVPEL
- a CDS encoding MBL fold metallo-hydrolase translates to MTRPSQLLYPQREPAPTRPAATVLLLRDTAQGLEVLMTRRSMTASFAPGAYVFPGGGIDAADAQAHGQSTRRPGQSDLHLTQAIAAIRESFEELGVLLARHADGRYASTADIAALDRQAPFAAQCGQRGLTLAGDQVFVLAHWVTDRDLPRRFDVPFLVARMPEGQSPVADETEQFEPVWVRPAEALARHHAGGFFMIFPTLRTLERLQHYPDVDAVLQACALEAPLWTSCPRAGLLAGKEARYMEHEAPYGELALTSPDGQIVHTLDWQTAQPVALLRNLMRLTAPNPGVMTGPGTNSYLVGEPATGYIAIDPGPADADHLDRLYRAAGGDIRLIVCTHSHPDHSPGAKPLQALCNTRPAIVGLPSEPTARAHSAFTPDRALEHQELLALVAPGPEGDITHTLKVLHTPGHAANHVCLVLLEDGILFSGDHILNGSTTVVDPPDGNMSAYLDSLDLLSSACDQHQIEFIAPAHGYVLGHAKAAIAQLKAHRLKREAKIVGVMQAQPDGTLDDWVAQAYDDVDARIWPVAKRSLLAHIERVRELGLAGPL
- a CDS encoding DUF484 family protein, producing the protein MTPTEHPITEDDIANFLANTPDFFERHAELLASVQLSSGHGNRAVSLQERQAGMLREKIKGLETKVVEMIRHGQDNVLIADKMQRWTCKLLQTAQARDLPGTMVEGITTGFQIPQAAIKVWGVNGIFSDESFATGVSEDAQTFASSLTTPYCGVNSGFEAVNWLPEPAMALSIALIPLRAAAGAQASGLLVLASSDPERFHSGMGTDFLERLGELAGAALSRLRAQPTGTP